A portion of the Colius striatus isolate bColStr4 chromosome 1, bColStr4.1.hap1, whole genome shotgun sequence genome contains these proteins:
- the PNPLA8 gene encoding calcium-independent phospholipase A2-gamma yields MTVHLPLDSYFFFVINPKSLWWKQRNKCLYLYRPKVCWRINHAIHPRVFHTSELRCKWARSRTFWYNKYIYSHDFLYYRVSNLLTSSSKRLAKVSNRMSRIKNTIESVSKAVSSTHSELVSRIARLKSHSGTLGKTNKSNADANNINANLENDKQVARTQEDCNRGPAAKKSTCASEGSASMLVSSSDPSQDTPEDSASTKPHLFHISFFSTNFGETYNFVADHINWYFNNNFVMDQEKKRNALLQDSKSEERSKLDSSEKTITNEEKTEDSATTSVPGAETLDAEKTTTALPVSTKKSIANFLSYPSNSVQAFVDSYIGGLVPKLRSDTKVVSQEKSKQPEQEVSEKDEEDKAKAAKTAEEREKHLSLQREKIIARVSIDNRTRALVQALRRTSNRRVCISRVEELTYHLLEFPESRGVAVKEKLIPCLLRLRQANDESLQAAVRETLAIIGYTDPVKGWGIRVLAIDGGGTRGLVALQTLRKLEELTGKPVHQLFDYICGVSTGSILAFMLGLFHIPLDDCEELYRKLGSDVFKQNVIVGTVKMGWSHAFYDSDIWEKMLKEKMGSNLMIETARNSKCPKVAAVSTIVNRGTPLKAFVFRNYNHFPGVKSHYMGGCQYKLWQAIRASSAAPGYFQEYVLGNDLHQDGGLLLNNPSALAVHECKCLWPNVPLQCLISLGTGRYESEGKSNVTYTSLKTKLTNVISSATDTEEVHTMLDALLPPDTYFRFNPLMHEDIALDESRKEKLNQLQTDGIRYLERNEEKLRKAAKILTQEKATLQRLQDWLRLKADMYEGLPFLSKL; encoded by the exons ATGACAGTTCATTTACCTTTAGactcatattttttctttgtgattAACCCAAAAAGTCTTTGgtggaagcaaagaaacaaatgcCTGTATTTGTATAGACCTAAAGTCTGCTGGAGGATAAATCATGCCATTCACCCCAGAGTTTTTCACACAAGCGAGCTTCGGTGTAAGTGGGCCAGAAGCAGAACATTTTGGtataacaaatacatttacagcCATGACTTTTTGTACTACAGAGTTTCTAATCTTTTAACTTCTTCTTCCAAAAGACTTGCAAAAGTGAGCAATCGCATGTCACGTATTAAAAATACTATAGAATCTGTTTCAAAGGCAGTGTCTAGCACCCACAGTGAACTGGTTTCACGGATAGCTCGATTAAAGTCACACTCGGGTACTctgggaaaaacaaataaaagtaatGCAGATGCAAATAATATCAATGCAAATCTAGAGAATGATAAACAAGTTGCCAGAACTCAGGAGGATTGCAACAGAGGCCCAGCTGCAAAGAAGTCCACTTGTGCAAGTGAAGGCTCGGCGTCTATGTTAGTAAGTTCAAGCGACCCTTCCCAAGATACTCCAGAAGATTCAGCGTCTACTAAACCCCACCTTTTTCATATAAGCTTCTTTTCTACAAATTTTGGAGAGACTTACAACTTTGTAGCTGATCATATCAACTGGTactttaataataattttgttatggatcaagagaaaaaaagaaatgctttattACAGGATTCTAAAAGTGAAGAGAGGAGTAAGCTTGATTCATCAGAAAAAACCATAACGAATGAAGAAAAGACAGAGGATTCAGCAACTACTTCAGTTCCCGGAGCAGAGACTCTGGATGCCGAAAAGACAACTACTGCCCTTCCAGTTTCCACTAAAAAAAGTATTGCAAACTTTCTTTCATATCCCAGTAACAGTGTACAAGCTTTTGTAGACAGTTACATTGGTGGGCTGGTTCCCAAGTTGAGATCTGATACAAAAGTTGTTTCACAAGAAAAGAGTAAACAGCCAGAACAAGAAGTGTCTGAGAAAGATGAGGAGGACAAAGCAAAGGCGGCCAAGACTgcagaagagagggaaaagcaTCTGtctcttcagagagaaaag attattGCAAGAGTGAGTATTGATAACAGGACTCGAGCTTTAGTTCAAGCACTAAGAAGAACTTCTAATCGAAGAGTCTGCATTAGCAGGGTTGAAGAACTGACCTATCATCTTCTAGAATTTCCAGAGAGCAGAGGAGTTGCAGTTAAG GAAAAATTAATCCCATGCCTACTGCGACTGAGACAGGCAAATGATGAAAGTCTTCAGGCTGCTGTTAGAGAGACTTTAGCTATAATTGGATATACAGACCCTGTGAAAGGCTGGGGAATTCGAGTTCTTGCTATTGATGGAGGAGGAACAAG GGGTTTAGTTGCACTTCAGACTCTACGGAAACTAGAAGAACTAACTGGAAAGCCGGTTCATCAGCTTTTTGACTATATTTGTGGTGTAAGCACAG gatcTATATTAGCTTTTATGTTGGGGTTGTTCCATATACCTCTGGATGATTGTGAAGAACTGTATCGCAAGTTAGGATCAgatgtttttaaacagaatgTCATTGTTGGAACAGTCAAAATGGGCTGGAGCCATGCCTTTTATGACAGTGATATATGGGAAAAAATGCTCAA AGAAAAAATGGGCTCAAATCTTATGATTGAAACTGCAAGAAATTCCAAATGTCCAAAG GTAGCGGCAGTAAGCACCATTGTAAACAGAGGAACACcactgaaagcatttgttttcagaaactaCAATCACTTTCCTGGAGTTAAGTCTCATTATATGGGAGGCTGTCAGTATAAACTGTGGCAAGCCATTAGAGCGTCATCAGCTGCGCCAGGTTACTTTCAGGAATATGTTTTGGGCAATGATCTTCATCAG GATGGAGGTCTGCTTCTAAATAACCCTTCTGCACTGGCAGTTCATGAGTGCAAGTGTCTCTGGCCAAATGTTCCGTTGCAGTGTCTAATATCTCTGGGCACTGGTCGATACGAAAGTGAGGGGAAGAGCAATGTCACATACACCAGTCTGAAGACCAAACTCACAAATGTTATCAGCAGTGCAACTGATACAGAAG AAGTTCATACCATGCTGGATGCGCTGCTACCTCCCGATACTTACTTCAGATTTAACCCCCTCATGCATGAGGACATAGCTCTGGATGAAAGTCGTAAGGAGAAACTCAATCAGCTGCAGACAGATGGAATTCGTTACTTAGAACGGAatgaagaaaaactgagaaaagctgcaaaaataCTAACACAGGAAAAAGCAACTTTGCAGAGGCTTCAGGACTGGTTAAGATTAAAGGCTGACATGTATGAAGGCCttccatttctttccaaattgtGA